The Rhipicephalus sanguineus isolate Rsan-2018 chromosome 7, BIME_Rsan_1.4, whole genome shotgun sequence genome includes a window with the following:
- the LOC119399257 gene encoding uncharacterized protein LOC119399257 translates to MKSGVYVVSAWFDRVTGSIAGAHCECVAGLSETCQHVAGLLFAAVEAGPKGPGEQASRTDFLCKWIVPGEAKKKPAPRLPLEDISFRKHLINKPARSKVKRNYSPSKPKTTPSEDTMSFKKRLASACRTLQALRYICPSVEVVPKDIEEKSIIGDSVHQRSDIANEEMNSYLKSLAALSEEERVKVCKESIGQAENKHWHQARTILIRASLLKRACRCTKPEGLLKSIRYPCENAKSEAIACGRAHEKDAVAIYELLKKCTDDDVAVEETGLHIHKYMPLLGASPDRVVTINGVQGLLEVKCPLSKRGLTAYEACADRNFCCKLEDGEVVLKKDHAYFYQVQGQMAVSEHTWCDYVIWTESEKPGKLDNIHVQ, encoded by the exons ATGAAGAGCGGTGTCTACGTCGTGTCCGCGTGGTTTGACCGAGTCACAGGAAGCATCGCCGGAGCTCATTGTGAATGCGTTGCAGG ACTGAGCGAAACATGTCAACACGTGGCTGGACTGCTGTTTGCTGCTGTGGAAGCGGGACCAAAGGGGCCAGGCGAGCAAGCTTCGCGCACAGACTTCCTGTGCAAGTGGATTGTTCCAGGAGAAG CAAAGAAGAAGCCAGCACCGAGGCTGCCATTGGAGGACATTTCTTTCCGAAAGCATCTAATCAACAAGCCTGCACGGTCCAAGGTGAAGCGAAACTACAGCCCTTCAAAGCCAAAGACAACGCCGAGTGAAGATACAATGTCATTCAAAAAAAGACTTGCCAGTGCTTGCCGAACACTGCAGGCACTGCGTTACATATGTCCGTCAGTTGAAGTGGTCCCAAAGGACATTGAAGAAAAAAGTATAATTGGTGACAGTGTTCACCAGCGGAGCGATATAGCTAATGAAGAAATGAACAGCTACTTAAAGTCGCTCGCAGCTCTCAGTGAGGAGGAGAGAGTGAAAGTTTGTAAGGAGAGTATTGGTCAGGCCGAAAACAAACACTGGCATCAAGCGCGCACTATCCTAATTAGAGCATCGTTACTTAAGCGAGCATGCCGGTGTACAAAGCCTGAGGGGCTGTTGAAAAGCATTCGGTACCCATGTGAAAATGCTAAATCTGAGGCAATTGCGTGCGGAAGAGCGCATGAAAAAGATGCCGTTGCAATTTACGAGTTACTCAAGAAATGCACAGACGATGATGTCGCTGTCGAAGAGACTGGTCTGCATATACACAAGTACATGCCATTGCTAGGAGCGTCGCCAGACAGGGTTGTAACCATCAATGGTGTGCAAGGCTTGCTCGAAGTCAAGTGCCCCCTATCTAAGAGAGGGCTCACTGCTTACGAAGCATGTGCAGATAGAAACTTCTGCTGCAAGTTAGAAGATGGTGAAGTGGTCCTTAAGAAGGACCATGCTTATTTTTATCAGGTACAGGGCCAGATGGCCGTTAGTGAGCACACATGGTGCGACTACGTGATATGGACAGAGAGTGAGAAGCCAGGTAAACTGGACAACATTCATGTGCAATGA